One window of Chryseobacterium sp. JJR-5R genomic DNA carries:
- a CDS encoding adenine phosphoribosyltransferase, producing the protein MASQELVSRLEEKIENVPDFPVPGIQFKDISPIFLDPKLYEDVIADLVAFSRGKVDAVCGIESRGYLFGIAVAVALEVPFILIRKAGKLPPPVIAEKYDLEYGSAVIETREGQIKPGQRVLVHDDLLATGGTTEAAATLVEKQGATVAQFSFLIGLKSLNGEEKLKKFNAEIYSILEY; encoded by the coding sequence ATGGCTTCACAGGAACTCGTCAGCAGGCTTGAAGAAAAAATTGAAAATGTACCTGATTTTCCGGTTCCTGGGATCCAGTTCAAGGACATATCCCCTATTTTTCTTGACCCGAAACTTTATGAAGACGTCATTGCCGATCTTGTAGCCTTCAGCAGGGGAAAAGTAGATGCGGTATGCGGGATTGAAAGCCGCGGCTATCTTTTCGGGATTGCTGTTGCCGTAGCCCTTGAGGTTCCCTTTATCCTGATCAGGAAGGCAGGAAAGCTTCCGCCGCCGGTGATTGCAGAAAAATACGACCTGGAATACGGAAGTGCCGTTATTGAAACCCGGGAAGGTCAGATAAAACCGGGACAGCGGGTTCTGGTCCATGATGATCTTCTGGCAACCGGAGGAACTACGGAAGCCGCTGCAACATTAGTGGAAAAGCAAGGAGCAACAGTTGCACAATTCAGCTTCCTGATCGGCTTAAAAAGCCTGAACGGGGAAGAAAAGCTGAAAAAATTCAATGCAGAAATATACAGTATCCTGGAATATTGA
- the sufC gene encoding Fe-S cluster assembly ATPase SufC: MLEIKNLHARIEDGAQILKGINLEIKPGEVHAIMGPNGAGKSTLSSIIAGKEDYEVTEGEIIFDGENIIEDAPEERAHKGIFLSFQYPVEIPGVSVTNFIKAALNENRKANGLEDMSAKDMLAMIREKSEKLGIKKDFLSRSLNEGFSGGEKKRNEIFQMMMLNPKLAILDETDSGLDIDALRIVADGVNTFKNEGNAVLLITHYQRLLNYIQPDFVHVLANGRIIKTGDKSLALELEEKGYDWLLN; the protein is encoded by the coding sequence ATGTTAGAGATAAAAAACTTACACGCCAGAATTGAAGACGGCGCACAAATTTTAAAAGGAATAAATCTTGAAATAAAGCCGGGCGAAGTTCATGCGATCATGGGACCTAACGGAGCCGGAAAATCCACGCTTTCCTCTATCATTGCAGGGAAAGAAGATTACGAAGTAACGGAAGGTGAAATTATCTTTGACGGTGAAAACATCATTGAAGACGCTCCTGAAGAAAGAGCCCACAAGGGGATTTTCCTTTCTTTCCAATATCCGGTGGAAATCCCGGGTGTTTCTGTAACCAATTTCATTAAAGCGGCATTAAACGAAAACAGAAAAGCAAACGGACTGGAAGACATGTCAGCGAAAGACATGCTGGCCATGATCCGTGAAAAATCTGAAAAACTGGGCATCAAGAAAGATTTTCTTTCCAGATCACTTAACGAAGGTTTCTCCGGGGGTGAAAAGAAAAGAAACGAGATTTTCCAGATGATGATGCTTAACCCGAAGCTGGCTATCCTTGACGAAACGGATTCCGGATTGGATATTGATGCCCTGAGGATTGTTGCAGACGGCGTAAATACTTTTAAAAATGAAGGAAATGCCGTTCTTCTGATTACGCACTATCAAAGACTGCTTAATTATATTCAGCCTGATTTTGTCCATGTCCTGGCTAACGGAAGGATCATCAAAACCGGTGACAAATCCCTTGCCCTGGAACTGGAAGAAAAGGGATATGACTGGCTTTTAAATTAA
- the sufB gene encoding Fe-S cluster assembly protein SufB, with the protein MSKYTEDDLRVDLENKKYEFGWETKIDYEDFPIGLNEDIVRAISAKKEEPEWMTDWRLESFRIWKKMIEPEWANIKYTKPDFQAIRYYAAPKAKPELDSLDEVDPELLATFAKLGINIEEQKRLSGVAVDIVIDSVSVKTTFQDTLAEKGIIFCSISEAIKNHPDLIRKYLGKVVPRGDNFYAALNSAVFSDGSFCYIPKGVRCPMELSTYFRINQAGTGQFERTLVIADEGSYVSYLEGCTAPSRDENQLHAAVVELIAMDNAEIKYSTVQNWYPGNEEGKGGVFNFVTKRGLCERKAKISWTQVETGSAVTWKYPSCILKGDGSIGEFYSIAVTNNHQYADTGTKMIHIGKNTKSTIISKGISAGKSQNSYRGLVKVMPSAKGARNFSQCDSLLMGNECGAHTFPYIEIKDPTAQLEHEATTSKIGEDQIFYCNQRGIDTERAIALIVNGFSKEVLNKLPMEFAIEAQKLLEISLEGSVG; encoded by the coding sequence ATGAGTAAATATACTGAAGACGATCTGAGGGTCGATTTAGAAAATAAAAAATATGAATTCGGCTGGGAAACGAAAATCGACTACGAAGATTTTCCCATCGGCCTGAATGAAGATATTGTCCGTGCTATTTCTGCTAAAAAAGAAGAGCCGGAATGGATGACGGACTGGCGTCTGGAATCTTTCAGAATCTGGAAAAAAATGATTGAGCCGGAATGGGCGAATATCAAATATACAAAACCTGATTTCCAGGCCATCCGGTATTATGCTGCCCCAAAAGCAAAACCGGAACTGGACAGCCTTGATGAAGTAGATCCTGAATTACTGGCTACGTTCGCGAAATTGGGAATCAATATCGAAGAACAGAAAAGGCTTTCAGGAGTTGCTGTAGACATCGTAATAGATTCGGTTTCTGTGAAAACCACTTTCCAGGATACGCTGGCAGAAAAGGGCATTATCTTCTGTTCAATTTCCGAGGCTATCAAGAACCATCCGGATCTGATACGGAAATATCTCGGAAAAGTAGTTCCAAGAGGCGATAATTTCTATGCCGCCCTGAATTCCGCCGTCTTTTCTGACGGAAGTTTCTGCTATATCCCGAAAGGCGTACGATGCCCTATGGAATTATCTACCTACTTCCGGATCAATCAGGCAGGAACAGGACAGTTTGAAAGAACACTTGTGATTGCGGATGAGGGAAGCTATGTTTCTTATCTTGAAGGATGCACCGCACCGTCAAGGGATGAAAACCAGCTTCACGCGGCGGTAGTTGAACTGATTGCCATGGATAATGCGGAAATTAAATATTCAACCGTTCAGAACTGGTATCCCGGAAATGAAGAAGGAAAAGGAGGTGTTTTTAACTTTGTGACGAAGAGAGGCCTTTGCGAAAGGAAGGCAAAAATCTCCTGGACCCAGGTGGAAACAGGGTCTGCGGTAACCTGGAAATATCCGTCATGTATCCTTAAAGGAGACGGTTCCATCGGTGAGTTCTACTCTATCGCAGTAACCAACAACCACCAGTATGCAGATACGGGAACCAAGATGATCCACATCGGAAAAAATACCAAATCCACTATTATTTCAAAAGGGATTTCTGCAGGAAAATCCCAGAATTCGTACCGTGGATTGGTTAAAGTAATGCCTTCAGCCAAAGGAGCGAGGAATTTCTCGCAGTGTGACTCTCTGCTGATGGGCAATGAATGCGGAGCGCATACTTTCCCGTATATTGAAATCAAGGATCCTACTGCCCAGCTGGAGCACGAAGCCACGACTTCAAAAATCGGGGAAGACCAGATCTTTTACTGCAACCAGAGAGGAATTGACACGGAAAGGGCTATTGCGCTGATCGTAAACGGTTTCAGTAAGGAGGTTTTAAATAAACTGCCTATGGAGTTCGCCATTGAAGCCCAGAAACTGCTGGAGATTTCCCTGGAAGGTTCTGTAGGGTAA
- a CDS encoding neutral zinc metallopeptidase yields the protein MRWTDDRGGNVEDRRGLGGGAVVGGGLGTLIIAAIVFFLGGDPSAILSSGSGSGSPRTEQRELTQEDKKIGEMVDMMGKWNITTWDQVFQQNGMDYTPPKIILFEQTTESGCGTAQAAMGPFYCPADQSVYMDMSFFNELQQRFGAQVTEFTVAYVLAHEVGHHVQTLLGTTQKVDELRRSGRYSEEEMNRVSVATELQADFYAGVWAKQTDAREKILEPGDIDAAISAAEAVGDDNIQKRSQGYVNQESFTHGSSAQRKEWFMKGYNTGDIRQGDTFNQLLK from the coding sequence ATGAGATGGACAGACGACAGGGGCGGTAATGTGGAAGACCGGCGCGGATTAGGCGGAGGAGCTGTAGTAGGCGGCGGACTGGGAACGCTGATTATTGCAGCTATTGTGTTTTTCCTGGGAGGTGATCCTTCGGCTATTTTATCTTCAGGCTCAGGCTCGGGGTCTCCACGGACTGAACAAAGGGAACTCACTCAGGAAGATAAAAAAATCGGAGAAATGGTTGATATGATGGGAAAATGGAATATTACCACATGGGACCAGGTTTTCCAACAGAACGGTATGGATTACACACCGCCTAAAATTATTCTTTTTGAACAGACTACGGAATCAGGCTGCGGAACCGCACAGGCTGCAATGGGACCTTTTTACTGCCCTGCAGATCAGTCCGTCTACATGGATATGAGTTTCTTCAATGAACTGCAGCAAAGATTCGGGGCACAGGTTACCGAATTTACGGTGGCGTATGTTCTGGCCCATGAAGTAGGGCACCACGTCCAGACACTTTTAGGCACTACCCAGAAGGTTGATGAGCTGAGAAGAAGCGGCAGGTATTCTGAAGAGGAAATGAACAGGGTTTCCGTAGCTACAGAGCTTCAGGCAGACTTTTATGCCGGGGTATGGGCAAAACAGACCGATGCCAGAGAAAAAATCCTGGAGCCTGGGGATATTGATGCAGCCATCAGCGCAGCAGAAGCAGTAGGCGATGATAACATCCAGAAAAGATCCCAGGGATACGTGAACCAGGAAAGTTTTACCCACGGATCATCGGCGCAGCGTAAAGAATGGTTTATGAAAGGCTACAATACCGGAGACATCAGGCAGGGTGATACTTTTAATCAGCTTTTGAAATAA
- a CDS encoding glutathionylspermidine synthase family protein — MKRISSSLRKNWEQKLESLGFGYHSLEGLYWDESHYYEFSPDEIHRIEKATAELWQMCLEAVDYSIENNLWDRFSIPEYFRDYIVTSWEEDHPSVYGRFDFGFDGENLKLLEFNADTPTSLYEASVIQWYWLQEMFPDKDQFNSIHEKLVDYWTYLRKYMDPNHIYFASLTNMEDVTNIEYIRDCATQAGFDTEFIPVQDIGWAEEIEEFISGDQSVMEYIFKLYPYEWILEDGFAEKLVKNGFRSQWIEPAWKILLSSKAILPILWEMYPGHPYLLEAYFEPKHLKDFAKKPVYSREGANVALHRNNIPIEANKGDYGKEGFIYQQLFDLPDFNGNHPVIGSWVIGQEPAGIGIRESIHLITNNESRFVPHLISG; from the coding sequence ATGAAAAGAATATCCTCATCATTACGCAAAAACTGGGAGCAGAAGCTCGAAAGTCTGGGATTTGGCTACCACTCGCTGGAAGGCCTGTATTGGGACGAAAGCCATTATTATGAATTTTCGCCGGATGAAATCCACAGGATTGAAAAGGCGACTGCCGAATTATGGCAGATGTGTCTGGAAGCAGTAGACTATAGTATTGAAAACAATCTCTGGGACCGTTTCAGTATTCCTGAATATTTCCGGGATTATATTGTAACCAGCTGGGAAGAAGACCATCCTTCGGTATACGGAAGGTTTGATTTCGGTTTTGACGGGGAAAACCTTAAGCTGCTTGAGTTCAATGCAGATACCCCGACTTCCCTTTACGAAGCCTCCGTAATCCAGTGGTACTGGCTGCAGGAAATGTTTCCGGATAAAGACCAGTTCAATTCAATCCATGAAAAGCTGGTGGACTACTGGACGTATCTCAGGAAATACATGGATCCGAACCATATTTATTTTGCCTCCCTTACCAATATGGAAGATGTTACCAATATCGAGTACATCAGGGACTGTGCTACACAGGCCGGATTCGATACTGAATTCATTCCCGTTCAGGATATCGGCTGGGCCGAGGAGATCGAAGAATTTATTTCGGGAGACCAGTCGGTGATGGAATATATCTTTAAATTATATCCTTATGAATGGATTTTAGAAGACGGATTTGCCGAAAAACTGGTAAAAAACGGATTCCGATCGCAGTGGATCGAGCCCGCCTGGAAGATCCTCCTTTCGTCCAAAGCCATTCTTCCAATCCTCTGGGAAATGTATCCTGGTCATCCTTACCTGCTCGAAGCTTATTTTGAGCCTAAACACCTGAAGGACTTTGCAAAAAAGCCGGTATACTCAAGGGAAGGTGCCAATGTGGCACTGCACCGGAATAATATTCCCATTGAAGCGAATAAAGGCGACTACGGAAAAGAAGGGTTTATTTACCAGCAGCTGTTTGATCTTCCTGACTTTAACGGAAATCATCCTGTGATCGGAAGCTGGGTGATCGGGCAGGAGCCGGCCGGCATCGGCATCAGGGAAAGTATTCACCTGATTACCAATAACGAGAGCCGTTTTGTACCCCACCTGATCAGCGGTTAA
- a CDS encoding GLPGLI family protein gives MKKPVLIAFILMMNAVFAQTNRFVYQVTAKPDASAKNETKTENAYLDISPEKSVFYSENRIKRDSVMQANFKSGGARGFNREQMEGLRTNINYTVEKNKADQKTFFKDRIGRDMYVYEEDRPVNWKISSETRKIGEYKVQKAETDFGGRTWTAWFTTDLPYPDGPYKFNGLPGLIVKVEDDKGEYSFDLMKNYKIADLPVLNQFGNTIKVKRADYIKQQKKFQEDPMAFMGQGGGGPQMRMGGSGNQNPADMRKRMEERIKEEAKKNSNPIELQ, from the coding sequence ATGAAAAAACCAGTACTTATTGCCTTTATCCTGATGATGAATGCCGTTTTTGCCCAGACCAACAGGTTTGTATATCAGGTGACCGCAAAACCGGATGCCTCTGCTAAAAATGAGACTAAAACTGAAAATGCCTATCTGGATATCTCTCCGGAAAAATCGGTTTTCTATTCTGAGAACAGGATCAAAAGGGATTCTGTCATGCAGGCCAATTTTAAAAGCGGCGGAGCCAGAGGATTCAACAGGGAGCAGATGGAAGGTTTAAGGACCAATATCAATTATACCGTTGAAAAAAACAAAGCCGACCAGAAAACATTTTTCAAAGACAGGATCGGAAGAGATATGTATGTTTATGAAGAAGACAGGCCGGTGAACTGGAAAATTTCTTCTGAAACAAGAAAGATAGGGGAATATAAGGTACAAAAGGCAGAAACGGATTTCGGGGGCAGAACATGGACGGCCTGGTTTACTACCGACCTGCCTTATCCTGACGGACCGTATAAGTTCAACGGACTTCCGGGGCTTATTGTGAAAGTGGAAGATGATAAAGGAGAATATTCTTTTGATCTGATGAAAAACTACAAGATTGCAGATCTTCCTGTACTGAACCAGTTCGGGAATACGATCAAGGTAAAACGTGCCGACTATATAAAACAGCAGAAGAAGTTTCAGGAAGATCCTATGGCCTTTATGGGCCAGGGCGGAGGAGGCCCTCAGATGAGAATGGGAGGCAGCGGAAACCAGAATCCTGCCGATATGAGAAAGCGGATGGAAGAACGGATAAAGGAAGAAGCCAAAAAAAACAGCAATCCAATCGAACTGCAGTAA
- the sufD gene encoding Fe-S cluster assembly protein SufD produces MALKEQITGNHHMFLESLRHRFLDGDRKAALQRFENTGFPTKKDEEYRYTSLKEITEKDYNFFPKENHNITKEQLDQLHLGEENFDWITFVNGRLSKELSKVSIENAEFLSFNYALNNEKHRDVFDKYFNTIASDKSAFTNLNQAYCKYGFFLKVPKNVVIEKPIHIFYISQNQEENTFYNTRNLLIAEEGSKVEIIESHHNFDSTYVLTNSVTEIFTYPNAKADWHKVQNDSDTSYLIDSTFAKQEKDSLTTVNTFSFGGKLVRNNLDFIHNGSNINSFMNGITIIGKDQLVDHHTAVHHNFPNCESYQNYKGIFNGKSHGVFNGKVFVDKLAQKTNAYQQNNNVLLSEGAIIDTKPQLEIFADDVKCSHGCTVGQLNEDALFYLRARGISKKEAQALLLYAFANDAMQNIDIEPLKEKISKLLAEKLEVDIEF; encoded by the coding sequence ATGGCATTAAAAGAACAGATTACAGGAAACCATCATATGTTTTTGGAGAGCCTCCGTCACAGATTTCTGGATGGGGATAGAAAAGCAGCTTTGCAAAGATTTGAAAATACAGGTTTCCCGACTAAAAAAGACGAAGAATACAGATATACCAGCCTTAAGGAAATCACTGAAAAGGATTATAATTTTTTCCCGAAAGAAAATCACAACATCACCAAAGAGCAGCTGGACCAGCTCCACCTGGGCGAAGAAAATTTCGACTGGATTACTTTCGTAAATGGCAGGCTCAGTAAAGAGCTGTCAAAAGTTTCCATAGAAAACGCTGAGTTCCTTTCATTCAACTATGCTTTAAACAACGAAAAACACAGAGATGTTTTCGATAAATATTTCAATACGATTGCTTCAGACAAATCTGCTTTCACGAATCTGAACCAGGCGTACTGCAAATATGGGTTCTTCCTGAAAGTCCCTAAAAATGTAGTGATTGAAAAACCGATCCACATTTTTTACATTTCCCAAAACCAGGAAGAAAATACCTTTTACAATACAAGAAATTTATTGATTGCAGAAGAAGGTTCCAAAGTGGAAATCATTGAAAGCCACCATAATTTTGACAGCACCTATGTGCTGACCAATTCGGTAACAGAAATTTTTACGTATCCCAATGCAAAGGCAGACTGGCATAAAGTGCAGAATGACAGCGATACGTCATACCTCATCGACAGTACTTTCGCAAAACAGGAAAAAGACAGTTTAACCACTGTAAATACCTTTTCTTTCGGAGGCAAGCTGGTAAGGAACAACCTTGATTTTATCCATAACGGATCAAACATCAATTCATTTATGAACGGGATCACCATCATCGGCAAAGACCAGCTGGTAGACCACCATACAGCGGTTCACCACAACTTTCCGAACTGTGAAAGCTATCAGAATTACAAAGGTATTTTCAACGGGAAATCCCACGGGGTTTTCAACGGGAAGGTGTTTGTAGATAAACTGGCCCAGAAAACCAATGCCTATCAGCAAAACAATAATGTCTTATTAAGTGAAGGCGCCATCATTGACACCAAGCCCCAGCTGGAAATTTTTGCAGATGATGTAAAATGTTCCCACGGCTGTACGGTAGGCCAGTTGAATGAGGATGCCTTGTTCTATCTTAGGGCAAGAGGGATTTCTAAAAAAGAGGCCCAGGCACTGCTTTTATATGCCTTTGCCAATGACGCGATGCAGAATATTGACATCGAACCGTTAAAAGAAAAAATTTCAAAGCTTTTGGCGGAGAAACTGGAAGTTGATATAGAATTTTAA
- a CDS encoding LTA synthase family protein, translating to MFIQKMKPFLYLGSFYLIVSLLLRIIFLFDPITTADFGFFEIMKIFAVGFINDFFVFILVCPFLALYFLFLSDSKYRTPYGQSILGLLAVFFLYILLIPNNIFRQYGGPVAEIALVFIGLKIFFFGLMFLLPERRLMIRNTLYFMTVFLYVLLIVFNTVSEYFFYSEFGLRYNFIAVDYLIYTNEVIGNIMESYPVVPLFLSIFAVAVPVTIVIYKKTKAELLTLPDLKQKLILLGSFLALMGISLLGLHFTTKITACNVFEEEIQANGLPKFYWAFTHNELDYFQFYPKMNQKLAERTFLSQFSEPLLKRNIVSEKPELRKNVVLISVESLSADFMAHYGNTQKLTPFLDSLADRSLMFTNLYATGNRTVRGLEALTLCIPPTAGESIIKRENDKNKFTTGSIFSAKGYDVKFLYGGYSYFDNMQDFFAGNGYGIVDRDNFKPEEITFANVWGVADEDMAKKAIRTMNQESRSGKPFFNHWMTVSNHRPFTYPNGRVDIPGDAKSREGGVKYTDYALRMFFKMAEKQAWYKNTVFIIIADHCASSAGNVELPVENYRIPAMIFSDGFIRPQKFIETMSQIDVMPTLFGLLNFSYQSEFLGQDVFSKGFRPKAYIATYEDLGLIKDNYLTVISPVRKVKQYALIQQKNKLSPGFNLYFDEKPLKNTARNEKLIKETISAYQSTSFWLKKNRLNR from the coding sequence ATGTTTATTCAGAAAATGAAACCCTTTTTATACTTAGGGAGTTTTTACCTTATTGTTTCTCTACTCCTAAGGATTATTTTTTTATTTGATCCGATTACAACAGCCGATTTTGGCTTTTTCGAAATCATGAAAATTTTTGCGGTCGGTTTTATTAATGACTTCTTTGTTTTCATTTTAGTCTGCCCTTTCTTAGCTCTTTACTTTCTGTTCTTATCCGATTCAAAATACAGGACGCCTTATGGCCAGTCTATTCTAGGATTATTGGCCGTATTTTTTCTGTATATCCTTCTGATTCCGAATAATATATTCAGACAATATGGTGGTCCAGTTGCTGAAATTGCCCTGGTATTCATCGGCTTAAAAATATTTTTCTTCGGGCTGATGTTCCTGTTGCCGGAAAGACGGCTTATGATCAGGAATACACTCTACTTTATGACCGTTTTTCTTTACGTTCTGTTAATTGTTTTTAACACGGTAAGTGAATATTTCTTTTACAGTGAATTCGGGCTGAGATATAACTTTATTGCGGTAGATTACCTGATTTATACCAATGAAGTGATTGGTAATATCATGGAAAGCTATCCTGTCGTTCCGCTGTTCCTGTCGATTTTTGCCGTTGCCGTGCCTGTTACCATCGTCATTTATAAAAAAACAAAGGCTGAACTTCTTACGCTTCCGGATCTGAAGCAGAAACTTATATTACTCGGATCTTTTTTAGCTTTGATGGGCATTAGTCTACTGGGCCTGCACTTTACGACAAAAATAACTGCATGCAATGTTTTTGAGGAAGAAATCCAGGCAAACGGATTACCCAAGTTTTACTGGGCATTTACCCATAACGAACTGGATTATTTCCAGTTTTACCCGAAAATGAACCAGAAACTGGCGGAAAGAACTTTCTTGAGCCAATTCTCAGAACCTCTTCTGAAGAGAAATATCGTTTCCGAAAAGCCTGAGTTAAGGAAAAATGTCGTTTTGATTTCCGTTGAAAGCCTGTCCGCAGATTTTATGGCGCATTACGGCAATACCCAAAAGCTTACTCCGTTTTTAGACAGCCTGGCAGACCGGTCACTGATGTTTACCAACCTGTATGCAACCGGAAACCGTACAGTCCGCGGCCTGGAAGCTCTTACGCTCTGCATTCCTCCCACTGCCGGAGAAAGCATCATCAAAAGAGAAAATGATAAGAATAAGTTTACCACGGGAAGTATTTTTAGCGCAAAAGGATATGATGTAAAGTTTCTGTACGGAGGGTACAGTTACTTCGATAATATGCAGGATTTCTTTGCAGGCAACGGCTATGGAATTGTCGATCGCGATAACTTTAAGCCTGAAGAAATTACTTTTGCCAATGTCTGGGGCGTTGCGGATGAAGATATGGCTAAAAAGGCAATCCGGACCATGAATCAGGAAAGCCGGTCCGGAAAACCTTTTTTCAATCACTGGATGACGGTTTCCAACCACCGCCCTTTTACTTACCCGAATGGCAGGGTTGATATCCCCGGCGATGCAAAATCACGCGAGGGAGGCGTAAAATATACGGACTATGCGTTACGGATGTTTTTTAAGATGGCTGAAAAACAAGCGTGGTATAAAAATACCGTATTCATTATTATTGCTGACCATTGTGCCTCAAGTGCAGGAAATGTTGAGCTTCCGGTGGAGAACTACAGGATTCCCGCCATGATTTTTTCTGACGGATTCATCCGGCCTCAGAAATTTATAGAAACAATGTCACAGATTGATGTGATGCCTACCCTTTTCGGATTGCTTAATTTCAGCTATCAGTCTGAATTTTTAGGGCAGGACGTTTTCAGTAAAGGATTCCGGCCGAAAGCATATATCGCTACTTATGAAGATCTGGGACTGATAAAGGACAATTATTTGACCGTAATTTCCCCGGTCAGAAAAGTAAAGCAATATGCTTTAATTCAGCAAAAAAACAAACTGAGCCCTGGCTTCAATCTATATTTCGATGAGAAACCCCTGAAAAATACCGCCCGGAATGAGAAGCTCATCAAAGAAACGATTTCTGCATATCAGTCAACATCATTCTGGCTGAAGAAAAACAGGCTTAACCGCTGA
- the ribH gene encoding 6,7-dimethyl-8-ribityllumazine synthase: MATVNLSDYKPLHINNADEFSIGIVFSEWNDFVTYNLRDAALEILQKEGVRPENIKLFPVPGAFELNYASMQLCKERKYDAVISIGCVIRGETPHFDYVCSAVAQGIKDCNIMTDTPTIFCVLTDDTKEQSIARSGGDLGNKGVEAAVTALRMIDFKKSLSDKKGNIGFGHS; the protein is encoded by the coding sequence ATGGCAACAGTTAATCTTTCTGATTACAAGCCGCTTCATATAAACAATGCCGATGAATTTTCTATCGGCATTGTTTTTTCTGAGTGGAATGATTTTGTAACCTACAATCTTCGTGATGCAGCCTTGGAAATCCTTCAAAAAGAAGGGGTAAGACCTGAAAATATTAAACTCTTCCCGGTTCCGGGAGCATTCGAACTGAATTATGCCAGCATGCAGCTTTGCAAAGAGCGGAAGTATGATGCCGTTATTTCAATCGGATGCGTAATCCGCGGAGAAACGCCTCATTTCGATTATGTATGTTCTGCCGTGGCGCAGGGAATAAAAGACTGTAATATTATGACGGATACGCCTACCATCTTCTGCGTGCTTACTGATGATACAAAAGAACAGTCGATTGCAAGAAGCGGCGGCGACCTGGGAAATAAAGGGGTTGAAGCAGCCGTTACAGCTTTAAGAATGATTGATTTCAAAAAAAGCCTTTCGGATAAGAAAGGAAACATTGGTTTCGGACATTCTTAA
- a CDS encoding iron-sulfur cluster assembly accessory protein yields the protein MIKVSDQAKAKAIQLMTEEGFNPVEDYIRVGVKSGGCSGLEYVLKFDNQKADTDQMFEDNNVKIIIDKKSILYLAGTVLEYSGGLNGKGFVFNNPNASRTCGCGESFSL from the coding sequence ATGATAAAAGTATCAGACCAAGCAAAGGCAAAAGCCATTCAGCTGATGACAGAGGAAGGCTTCAACCCGGTTGAAGATTATATAAGAGTAGGGGTAAAAAGCGGAGGATGTTCTGGTTTAGAATATGTTTTGAAGTTTGACAACCAAAAGGCAGACACAGATCAGATGTTTGAAGACAATAATGTTAAAATTATTATTGATAAAAAATCAATCCTTTATCTGGCAGGGACGGTTCTTGAGTATTCAGGAGGCTTAAACGGAAAAGGATTTGTATTTAATAATCCCAATGCATCCCGGACCTGCGGATGCGGAGAAAGTTTTTCTTTATAA
- a CDS encoding tetratricopeptide repeat protein, protein MAKLTKNAQNEQEGKETVEFFKDLDREALNTERFLEKYSKPLGIVFGLLILGVLGFFGYKQFVVAPKNAEAVKSFLAAQKNLAEGKEKEALGGKSAANPGFLGTYNEYSATNVGKLSAYNAGILKFKEGKFQEAYNLLDNFSSDNKTMMAMKFGAMADAQSGLNKNDDALQLLEKAASASDDPYTTYYFTRKAGILALGLNKKADAKKYFSAIDEKYQDYDNGMSDSYIEMTKYY, encoded by the coding sequence ATGGCAAAACTTACAAAGAATGCTCAGAACGAGCAAGAAGGTAAAGAAACGGTGGAGTTTTTTAAAGATCTTGACAGAGAGGCTTTAAACACAGAAAGATTCCTTGAAAAATATTCAAAACCGCTGGGTATTGTTTTCGGACTGCTTATTTTAGGTGTTCTGGGATTTTTCGGTTACAAGCAATTTGTTGTAGCTCCTAAAAATGCTGAAGCTGTAAAAAGTTTCTTGGCTGCCCAGAAAAATCTTGCCGAAGGCAAAGAAAAAGAGGCACTGGGAGGAAAATCTGCTGCTAACCCAGGGTTCCTGGGAACTTATAATGAATATTCCGCAACAAACGTCGGTAAACTTTCTGCCTATAATGCAGGAATTTTAAAGTTTAAAGAAGGTAAATTCCAGGAAGCATACAATCTTCTGGATAATTTTTCTTCTGACAATAAAACAATGATGGCCATGAAATTCGGTGCCATGGCAGATGCCCAGTCAGGCCTTAACAAAAATGACGATGCCTTGCAGTTACTGGAAAAAGCAGCTTCTGCTTCTGACGATCCTTATACCACGTACTATTTCACAAGAAAAGCAGGGATTTTAGCGCTAGGCTTAAATAAAAAAGCAGATGCTAAAAAATATTTTTCTGCTATTGACGAAAAGTACCAGGATTATGATAACGGGATGTCTGATTCTTATATTGAAATGACTAAATATTACTAA